GGCACTCGACGACATGAAGCAATACGCGACGATCGCACAAGCGCATGCGGACGGCATGAAGAAACTGGTGGATGCATTCGATCCGCTGTACAACAGCTTCTCGCCGGAGCAGAAGAAGCTGGCTGATGCGACGTTCCATCAGCCGGGCGGGATGGAAGGCCACGGTCATCATGGCAAAGGCAAGGGCAAAGGCGGCAAGGCCGCCACCCCGGCCAGCGACGCCACTGTGAAGCCGTAACGAACCGATTACCCGCCGCGCGGATTTGCCGCACGGCGGGCGCCGGCCCGCACTCGAGCTTTTCCCACAGGCCGCGGTATCTATCGCGACTCGGCCCCGGCACCTCTCTCGAAGCCTCCTTGAATCTGCGTGTCGAACCGGCAATTTTCCGTCTCTGCAACTACGCACCACTGACGGACGATCCGCGCCACCGTCCATTGCAAAAAATGCGGTTGTCTGATGCATCTGGCATGATGCGAGTGTACGCGGCCGAACACCTGAACTCCGGCGCCGCTGCCCCACTCTTCATGCCTGCCCGCTTTATGACCGACCTCAAAAATCTCGATCTGAGTCAAGACGTTAACGCATGCCGTGTCGTAAAAGACGAAACGGTCAGCGTGGAATTTGCCGCCTCCGAAGGCGAACTGATGAGCCTCGAAGGCCCGAACCGCTACGTTCGCGGCGACGCATTGATCACCGGCTCGACGGGCGACCGCTGGGTCGTCTCACGCGAACGCTTCGACGCCAAATACGTTCTCGCCGACGCAGCCGTCTCACACGGCGAAGCGGGCACGTACCGCAATCGCCCCGCCGTCGTGCTGGCCAAACAGATGCATGAAGCGTTCACGCTCGCGCGCTCGGCCAACGGCGGCGACGTGCTGCGCGGCGCCGCCGGGGACTGGGTCATGCAATACGCGCCTGGCGATTACGGCGTCGTACAGGCCGCACGATTCGCGAAAGTTTATCGGCTGGCAAGTTAAACGTGGTCAGCAACGCTGACCACGCAGGCGCCCGAGTTGTGACGGCCAGGACTGCGCGATCAGCGCGTGTCGTCCAGGCTTTGCTTGCGGGTTACGGTTCGTGCCGCAGATACC
This genomic stretch from Paraburkholderia dioscoreae harbors:
- a CDS encoding PGDYG domain-containing protein yields the protein MTDLKNLDLSQDVNACRVVKDETVSVEFAASEGELMSLEGPNRYVRGDALITGSTGDRWVVSRERFDAKYVLADAAVSHGEAGTYRNRPAVVLAKQMHEAFTLARSANGGDVLRGAAGDWVMQYAPGDYGVVQAARFAKVYRLAS